A single window of Desulfonatronovibrio hydrogenovorans DSM 9292 DNA harbors:
- a CDS encoding ABC transporter substrate-binding protein, whose product MSFILKYTLIFILLILVSGMQVQAGTLDDNGLQQVRFIPHWVPQAQFAGYYVAKDKGFYARRGLDVEILRGGPDSPASEFLAQGRADFASMFLINGLILRSQGVPVVNVGQMVQRSALMLVAKKDSGIHSPIDLQGRKISVWPEFAAQPLAFFSRYHLNVTTVHQGYTLNLLLMDGVDAATAMWYNEYYALINSGINANELTTFFLADYGLNFPEDGLYCHESLVRNEPDLVRNFVQASIEGWEYAFNNPEQALDMVMERVNQANLPTNRVHQRWMLDRMKDIIQPAGSDRPAGWLDERDYELVAAELFENEVITHIAPFRKFYVPDFSSP is encoded by the coding sequence ATGAGTTTTATTTTGAAGTATACACTGATCTTTATTCTCCTGATACTGGTTTCTGGAATGCAGGTCCAGGCCGGGACCTTGGATGACAATGGTCTGCAGCAGGTCAGGTTTATTCCCCACTGGGTTCCCCAGGCCCAGTTTGCCGGGTATTATGTGGCCAAAGACAAGGGATTTTATGCCAGGCGCGGCCTTGATGTGGAAATCCTGCGGGGCGGACCGGACAGTCCGGCAAGTGAATTCCTGGCCCAGGGCCGGGCTGATTTTGCCTCCATGTTTCTGATCAACGGCCTGATTCTTCGCTCCCAGGGAGTGCCAGTGGTCAATGTCGGGCAGATGGTCCAGCGCTCAGCCCTGATGCTGGTGGCCAAAAAAGATTCAGGCATCCATTCGCCCATTGACCTCCAAGGCAGAAAAATATCTGTCTGGCCGGAGTTTGCAGCCCAGCCCCTGGCGTTTTTCAGCCGCTACCACCTCAATGTCACTACTGTGCATCAGGGCTATACCCTGAACCTGTTGCTCATGGATGGAGTCGATGCTGCCACAGCCATGTGGTATAATGAATACTATGCCCTGATCAATTCCGGTATCAATGCCAATGAACTGACCACATTTTTTTTGGCTGACTATGGCCTGAACTTTCCAGAAGACGGCCTTTACTGCCACGAATCACTGGTCCGAAATGAACCTGACCTGGTCCGGAACTTTGTCCAGGCCTCAATTGAAGGCTGGGAATACGCTTTTAATAATCCTGAACAGGCCCTGGACATGGTCATGGAACGGGTCAATCAGGCCAATCTTCCCACCAACAGGGTCCATCAGAGGTGGATGCTGGACCGGATGAAAGATATCATCCAGCCGGCCGGATCCGACCGTCCTGCAGGATGGCTGGATGAGAGGGATTACGAGCTGGTTGCAGCCGAGCTTTTTGAGAATGAGGTCATCACCCATATAGCGCCCTTCAGGAAATTTTATGTCCCGGATTTCAGCTCACCATAG
- a CDS encoding type II toxin-antitoxin system Phd/YefM family antitoxin, which translates to MQVYTYSEARQKLAMLLDQAENTGKVIIRRKDGRTFALVPEKVVSSPLDVPSIKAKITTQEIMDIIREGRER; encoded by the coding sequence ATGCAGGTTTATACATATTCTGAAGCACGCCAAAAACTGGCCATGCTTCTTGACCAGGCGGAAAATACAGGCAAAGTGATAATCCGGAGAAAAGACGGCAGGACCTTTGCTCTGGTTCCGGAAAAAGTTGTCTCCTCCCCCTTGGATGTGCCTTCAATTAAAGCAAAAATCACCACACAAGAAATAATGGATATTATTCGGGAAGGAAGGGAGCGGTAG
- a CDS encoding ATP-binding protein, giving the protein MKGSDELDFSWIELPGTGDNLSGFQEFVLEQASLGRMSAGVIQKIELVAEEILLNIIRHAYGREGRATVRIGCAASGSGSFHIRFMDWGEPFNPLERTDPDTTLSAEDRQVGGLGILLIKKMSDHVKYTRQDSTNILDVSFS; this is encoded by the coding sequence TTGAAGGGTTCTGACGAGCTTGATTTCTCCTGGATCGAGCTTCCTGGAACTGGAGATAATCTGTCCGGATTTCAGGAGTTTGTCCTTGAGCAGGCCTCCCTGGGCAGGATGTCTGCAGGGGTTATCCAGAAAATCGAGCTGGTTGCTGAAGAAATCCTGCTGAATATCATCAGACATGCCTATGGCCGGGAGGGGAGGGCCACAGTCAGGATTGGCTGCGCCGCCTCTGGCAGCGGATCTTTTCACATCAGGTTCATGGACTGGGGTGAGCCTTTCAACCCTCTGGAGCGAACAGACCCGGACACCACCCTGTCGGCTGAAGACCGTCAGGTGGGTGGACTGGGCATTCTGCTGATCAAAAAGATGTCCGATCATGTCAAGTACACCAGGCAAGACAGCACAAATATCCTTGATGTCAGTTTCAGCTGA
- a CDS encoding type II toxin-antitoxin system VapC family toxin: MDIVIDSSALIAVIVGEPERKRIIEITTGNTLIGPGSIPWEIGNAFSAMFKQKRLTLTEAEKGISIFKGIPIRYVDPDFIKALKLSKQANIYAYDAYFLDCAIRYKAPLLTLDRKLIASAQILNVETLGV; this comes from the coding sequence GTGGACATCGTAATAGACTCTTCTGCATTGATTGCGGTAATTGTCGGTGAGCCGGAACGCAAAAGGATCATCGAAATTACTACAGGAAACACGCTCATAGGGCCGGGCTCTATCCCATGGGAAATTGGCAACGCCTTTTCAGCAATGTTTAAACAAAAAAGGCTGACACTAACAGAGGCTGAAAAAGGAATATCGATTTTTAAAGGAATCCCCATCCGGTATGTTGATCCAGATTTTATCAAGGCATTAAAATTATCAAAGCAGGCCAATATTTACGCATATGATGCCTATTTTTTGGATTGTGCCATCAGATATAAGGCTCCGTTATTGACACTGGACCGAAAGCTGATCGCATCCGCCCAAATTCTCAACGTCGAAACCCTGGGGGTTTAA
- a CDS encoding STAS domain-containing protein: MDITCTRTDKALIIEVSGRLDTTTASDFEARSLEEMADAKNIIIDLKQVEYVSSAGLRGILSVGKKVRAEGGTLVFCNLQGMVREVFEISGFSSIFTLHETREKALEGF, translated from the coding sequence ATGGACATCACATGCACCAGAACCGACAAGGCACTGATCATTGAGGTCAGCGGCAGGCTGGATACAACCACAGCTTCGGATTTTGAAGCCAGGAGCCTGGAAGAGATGGCTGACGCCAAGAATATCATTATTGATCTCAAACAGGTGGAATACGTGAGCAGTGCAGGGCTGAGGGGTATTCTGTCTGTAGGCAAGAAGGTCAGGGCTGAAGGCGGGACCCTGGTTTTCTGCAACCTCCAGGGCATGGTCCGGGAGGTTTTTGAGATTTCCGGATTCTCCTCCATATTCACCCTGCACGAGACCAGAGAGAAGGCCCTTGAAGGGTTCTGA
- a CDS encoding cupin domain-containing protein: MKYWCLVLALIILVPFSARAESSDPQVRVLARTSKSWDGQLLPTYPKGQPEITILEISIPAGTELPMHLHPVINAGVLLQGELAVITEQGEVLILEPGDAIVEVVDKWHYGLSQGQEPARIIVFYAGILDEPVTVSQ, encoded by the coding sequence ATGAAATACTGGTGTCTGGTTCTGGCCCTGATCATACTTGTTCCGTTTTCAGCCCGGGCAGAGTCCTCAGATCCTCAAGTCCGGGTCCTGGCCCGGACCAGCAAAAGCTGGGACGGACAGCTCCTGCCAACATACCCTAAGGGTCAGCCTGAAATAACCATTCTGGAAATATCCATCCCTGCAGGGACAGAGTTGCCCATGCATTTACACCCGGTCATCAATGCAGGAGTCCTGCTCCAGGGAGAACTGGCTGTTATTACAGAACAGGGTGAGGTCCTGATCCTTGAACCCGGGGATGCCATTGTCGAAGTGGTGGACAAATGGCATTACGGGCTGAGTCAGGGCCAGGAACCCGCCAGAATAATCGTATTCTACGCCGGAATCCTGGATGAGCCTGTAACTGTTTCACAATAG
- a CDS encoding SpoIIE family protein phosphatase produces MSRISAHHRKQRLSFRLALFVLSSTALFFLGAFGYNYLYSKKVVLKNVQESASNLTHSLVNRLEVKVQGVEQIPRYLSLRIAQSRPPAQELEDMIKSMLKANPEIFGATVAFEPYAMDPDQHYFAPYLFRDNEGDIAVSELGGEEYHYFHWDWYSIPRHLEIPVWSEPYFDEGGGGILMSTYSVPFYRENRGISQFQGVVTADICLEALVRHFADVQLYDTGYAFLISRNGTFVAHPDPDRVMRQGIFSVAEEMGMPELRIIGRDMIRGARGFAHVTSVHTGQDSLLYYDHVKSTGWSVGVMIPKDEIYSDIVALNHTVVLIGMAGFAILFLVIVAISKSITRPLHSLVSTTREIARGNLDVDLPRVRVNDEVGQLSRSVDQMRLALKEYISDLTETTRAKERIESELKIARNIQMNFLPKKFPPFPNRHEFDIYAMLEPAKEVGGDLYDFFFLDEDHLFFSVGDVSDKGVPAALFMAVTKTLIKGIAEQGLEPSDILARVNNELCQGNDSCMFVTLFCGILDLRTGELKYSSAGHNPPLLLKKGQDPKWLPLPQGMVLGGMEDMVFKTMKTSLAPGDKLLMYTDGVTEAMDSDQKLYSENRLKSEARAMIRDESQDLVKGILNSVHRFARNVPQSDDITLMVLAYKGSSGSAS; encoded by the coding sequence ATGTCCCGGATTTCAGCTCACCATAGAAAGCAGCGTCTTTCATTCAGACTGGCTCTTTTTGTCCTGTCCAGTACGGCCCTGTTTTTTCTGGGGGCCTTTGGCTATAATTATCTGTACTCCAAAAAGGTGGTCCTGAAAAACGTCCAGGAAAGCGCTTCCAATCTGACCCACTCCCTGGTGAATCGCCTTGAAGTCAAGGTTCAGGGTGTTGAGCAGATTCCGCGGTATCTGTCCCTGCGCATTGCCCAGTCCCGTCCCCCTGCCCAGGAGCTGGAAGACATGATCAAATCCATGCTTAAGGCCAATCCGGAAATATTCGGAGCAACAGTGGCTTTTGAGCCCTATGCAATGGATCCGGATCAGCATTATTTTGCCCCGTACCTGTTCAGGGACAATGAAGGAGATATTGCTGTTTCAGAACTTGGGGGAGAAGAATACCATTATTTCCACTGGGACTGGTACAGCATTCCCAGACACCTGGAAATTCCGGTCTGGAGCGAGCCCTACTTTGATGAAGGCGGAGGGGGCATTCTCATGTCCACCTATTCAGTACCGTTTTACCGGGAAAACCGGGGCATCAGTCAGTTTCAGGGCGTGGTAACGGCTGATATCTGCCTGGAAGCCCTGGTCCGGCATTTTGCCGATGTACAGCTGTATGACACCGGGTATGCCTTTTTGATCAGCCGCAACGGCACGTTTGTGGCCCATCCGGATCCGGACAGGGTGATGCGCCAGGGCATATTCAGTGTGGCTGAGGAAATGGGCATGCCTGAACTGCGGATCATTGGCCGGGACATGATCCGGGGAGCAAGGGGGTTTGCCCATGTCACCAGCGTTCACACCGGCCAGGACTCCCTGCTTTACTATGACCATGTCAAGTCCACAGGCTGGTCTGTCGGGGTGATGATCCCCAAGGATGAAATATACTCGGACATTGTTGCCCTGAACCACACAGTGGTCCTGATCGGAATGGCCGGGTTTGCCATTCTTTTTCTGGTAATTGTTGCAATTTCCAAGAGTATTACCAGGCCTCTGCACTCCCTGGTCAGCACCACCAGGGAAATCGCCAGGGGTAATCTGGATGTTGACCTGCCCCGGGTCAGGGTAAATGACGAGGTTGGGCAGCTTTCCCGGTCCGTTGACCAGATGCGTCTGGCCTTGAAGGAGTATATTTCAGACCTGACAGAAACCACCCGGGCCAAGGAGCGGATCGAAAGCGAGCTTAAGATCGCCCGGAATATTCAGATGAATTTTTTGCCCAAAAAGTTTCCGCCCTTTCCAAACAGACATGAATTCGACATCTATGCCATGCTGGAGCCGGCCAAGGAGGTGGGGGGGGATCTGTACGACTTTTTCTTCCTGGATGAAGATCATTTGTTTTTTTCAGTGGGCGATGTATCGGACAAGGGAGTGCCTGCAGCCTTGTTCATGGCTGTGACCAAGACCCTGATCAAAGGCATTGCCGAGCAGGGCCTTGAGCCTTCGGACATCCTGGCCCGGGTTAATAATGAACTCTGCCAGGGCAACGATTCATGCATGTTTGTGACTCTGTTCTGCGGAATTCTGGATCTGAGGACCGGAGAGCTGAAATATTCCAGTGCAGGCCATAATCCTCCGCTTTTGCTCAAAAAGGGGCAGGATCCAAAGTGGCTGCCCCTGCCTCAGGGCATGGTCCTTGGAGGCATGGAGGATATGGTGTTTAAAACCATGAAAACCAGTCTTGCCCCTGGAGACAAGCTTCTCATGTATACCGACGGGGTGACTGAGGCCATGGACTCGGATCAGAAGCTGTATTCAGAAAACAGGCTTAAAAGTGAGGCCAGGGCAATGATCCGGGATGAGTCCCAGGATCTGGTCAAGGGCATCCTGAATTCTGTGCACAGATTTGCCAGGAATGTACCCCAGTCTGATGATATCACCCTGATGGTCCTGGCATACAAGGGCAGTTCAGGATCTGCTTCCTGA
- a CDS encoding ABC transporter ATP-binding protein produces the protein MNKNTPVIEARGLVKKFGAFTAVDDVSFQVEKGEFFGLLGPNGAGKTSVIRMMYGFSPLTAGSMKVFGQDIQTGWRQIRSRTGVCQQENTLDPDLTVEQNLLVFAGYYRMPGKRAVERTRELLDFFALKHKKNAQVSQLSGGMARRLMLARSLINDPGLIILDEPTTGLDPQSRHQVWDKLRDLQARGLTLVLTTHYMEEAASLCHRLVIVDKGKILVQGTPEALIREHAGTAVIEVDNPGQDLLGFVEQNKLRHEVLPDRLVVYTDDLNGLGQAIRQQFCPEKCLFRSATLEDVFLRLTGRELRE, from the coding sequence GTGAATAAGAATACTCCAGTTATTGAGGCCAGGGGGCTGGTCAAGAAGTTCGGCGCTTTTACTGCTGTGGATGATGTCAGTTTCCAGGTGGAAAAGGGTGAGTTCTTTGGCCTGCTTGGTCCCAACGGCGCAGGCAAGACTTCAGTCATCCGGATGATGTACGGGTTTTCTCCCCTGACTGCCGGGAGCATGAAGGTCTTTGGCCAGGATATACAGACCGGGTGGAGGCAGATCCGCTCCCGGACCGGGGTCTGCCAGCAGGAAAACACCCTGGACCCGGATTTGACAGTTGAACAGAATCTTCTTGTCTTTGCCGGTTATTACCGGATGCCAGGGAAAAGGGCAGTTGAACGGACCAGGGAACTCCTGGACTTTTTTGCCCTCAAGCACAAGAAAAACGCCCAGGTCAGTCAGCTTTCCGGGGGCATGGCCAGGCGGCTCATGCTGGCCAGGTCATTGATCAATGACCCGGGCCTGATCATCCTGGACGAGCCCACCACCGGTCTGGACCCCCAGTCAAGGCACCAGGTCTGGGACAAGCTGCGGGACCTCCAGGCCAGGGGCCTGACCCTGGTCTTGACCACCCATTACATGGAAGAGGCTGCCAGTCTCTGCCACAGACTGGTCATTGTGGACAAAGGAAAAATCCTGGTCCAGGGAACTCCGGAAGCCTTGATCCGGGAACATGCCGGAACAGCAGTCATTGAAGTGGACAATCCCGGTCAGGACCTGCTGGGATTTGTTGAGCAGAATAAACTCCGCCACGAAGTCTTGCCGGACCGGCTGGTTGTTTATACCGACGATCTCAACGGGCTGGGCCAGGCCATCAGGCAGCAGTTCTGTCCGGAAAAGTGTCTGTTTCGCAGCGCCACCCTGGAAGACGTGTTTCTGCGCCTGACCGGCAGGGAGCTCCGGGAATGA
- a CDS encoding deoxyribonuclease IV, with the protein MPGQPLLGAHCSTAGGLNLAVQRIMDLGGQALQIFTRNQRQWNPRPLNDQETDLFKQARQLWGSYPVMAHDSYLINLANPDEQMRSRSIKAQARELERCALLGIDLLVTHPGAHKGQGVDKGIKTYVRSLDESLATALELHPDTSRVMVLLETTSGQGTVLGRDFNELAAIIQACTFPDRLGVCLDTCHMFAAGYDLRTEKSYFQVMASLDRTVGLDRVRAVHLNDTRTPLGSSRDRHEHIGKGELGLEAFRLVLNDPALANTPMVLETPKDKAGQWDRQNLETLHSLLRT; encoded by the coding sequence ATGCCCGGACAACCCCTTTTAGGAGCCCACTGCTCCACAGCCGGCGGCCTGAACCTGGCTGTTCAGCGGATCATGGACCTGGGCGGCCAGGCCCTGCAGATCTTCACCCGCAATCAGCGCCAGTGGAACCCCAGACCTTTGAATGACCAGGAAACAGACCTGTTCAAACAGGCCAGACAACTATGGGGCAGCTATCCGGTTATGGCCCATGACAGCTACCTGATCAACCTGGCCAATCCAGATGAGCAGATGCGCTCCCGGTCCATAAAGGCCCAGGCCAGGGAGCTGGAACGCTGCGCCCTTTTGGGCATTGATCTGCTCGTTACCCATCCCGGCGCCCACAAAGGACAGGGCGTGGATAAAGGAATCAAAACCTATGTCCGGAGCCTGGATGAATCATTAGCCACAGCCCTTGAGCTTCATCCGGACACTTCCAGGGTCATGGTCCTTCTGGAGACAACTTCCGGACAGGGCACGGTCCTGGGCCGGGACTTCAATGAACTGGCCGCAATTATTCAGGCCTGCACCTTCCCGGACCGCCTGGGGGTGTGCCTTGATACCTGCCACATGTTTGCAGCTGGATATGACCTGCGGACAGAAAAAAGCTATTTCCAGGTCATGGCCAGTCTGGACAGGACAGTGGGGCTGGACCGGGTCCGGGCTGTCCATTTAAACGACACCAGGACTCCCCTGGGCAGCAGCAGGGACAGGCATGAGCATATTGGAAAAGGAGAACTGGGCCTGGAAGCATTCAGGCTGGTTCTCAATGATCCGGCCCTGGCCAACACCCCCATGGTCCTGGAGACCCCCAAGGACAAAGCCGGCCAATGGGACCGGCAGAACCTGGAGACCCTGCACAGCCTGCTCAGAACCTGA
- a CDS encoding cupin domain-containing protein yields MQTIFSPAASRKYQDHPKFAGVGMAMLVARGKSDLVSVSELVIDPGVAVPVHTHEIQADSIYIVSGQGEALVNQDWTAVGPGDHILVLPGMEHGIRNTGTSPLKLFIHHTPPLY; encoded by the coding sequence ATGCAAACCATATTTTCTCCTGCAGCATCAAGGAAATACCAGGATCATCCCAAATTTGCCGGGGTGGGGATGGCCATGCTGGTGGCCCGGGGCAAGTCAGATCTGGTCAGTGTATCCGAGCTGGTCATTGACCCTGGGGTGGCTGTGCCGGTCCACACCCACGAGATCCAGGCTGATTCCATCTACATAGTATCAGGTCAGGGAGAGGCCCTGGTCAACCAGGACTGGACTGCTGTGGGTCCGGGTGATCATATCCTTGTGCTGCCCGGAATGGAGCATGGCATCCGCAACACTGGAACCAGTCCTTTGAAGTTGTTTATCCATCACACTCCGCCCTTATACTGA
- a CDS encoding Txe/YoeB family addiction module toxin has product MSWRIVFAKQAQKDAKKLSASGLRSKAEKLIKILRDNPFQAPPSYEKLVGDLAGAYSRRINIQHRLVYQIIEDEKTVKIIRMWTHYE; this is encoded by the coding sequence GTGAGTTGGCGAATCGTATTTGCGAAGCAGGCTCAAAAAGATGCAAAAAAGTTATCAGCATCTGGACTTAGATCCAAAGCTGAGAAACTGATCAAGATCCTTCGCGATAACCCTTTTCAAGCCCCGCCTTCATATGAAAAGCTTGTCGGTGATTTGGCCGGCGCGTATTCACGGCGGATAAATATTCAACATAGGTTAGTTTACCAGATCATTGAAGATGAAAAAACGGTAAAGATCATTCGCATGTGGACCCATTACGAATAG
- a CDS encoding NlpC/P60 family N-terminal domain-containing protein, whose protein sequence is MAILPSTAKTVLLLLCLILGACAARQPGMIRDLEVLPQDAAQYVSHPDSLLISPEAQDRFYHDFLDRFYRPWHRDNPRFSGHEVFWGLRSYASRDLFGPNNLPLPRTWIQEMERRADQDGYPSTHQPGITVVHASMRVLPTSRPVFFDPSRPGQGFPFDYMQNTLVPAGTPVLITHVSRDQQWALAETDFAAGWIRWHELALVDADFISSYQSGSLAGFTADDIPMLSSNGSFLVSGRVGMALPLAPDQPCPDSFQVLVPVRHHTGSARIIPASVPRHALHRMPFKPTQANFSRIANAMMGQAYGWGGLYENRDCSALLKDFLAGFGLFLPRNSRGQAEAGQVIELDGLDPAQKKELIAEQGQPWLTILYMPGHVMLYIGQDRETGRIAAYHSMWGLRTWRPFRDPGRWVIGRTVITSLEPGQEMFFLIRPQGLLVERLTRMVLVAEPS, encoded by the coding sequence ATGGCTATTTTACCATCCACGGCCAAAACAGTGCTGCTCCTCCTGTGCCTTATTTTAGGGGCCTGTGCTGCCAGGCAGCCCGGTATGATCCGGGACCTGGAGGTCCTGCCCCAGGATGCAGCCCAGTATGTGTCCCATCCGGACAGCCTGCTCATCAGCCCGGAGGCCCAGGACCGGTTCTACCATGATTTTCTGGACAGGTTTTACCGGCCCTGGCACCGGGATAATCCAAGATTTTCCGGGCATGAGGTCTTCTGGGGACTGCGCAGCTACGCATCCAGGGATCTCTTTGGTCCAAATAACCTGCCCCTGCCCCGGACCTGGATCCAGGAGATGGAACGCAGAGCTGATCAGGACGGATACCCTTCAACCCACCAGCCAGGGATCACCGTGGTCCATGCATCCATGCGGGTATTGCCCACCAGCCGGCCGGTCTTTTTTGATCCATCCCGGCCAGGACAGGGCTTTCCCTTTGATTACATGCAGAACACCCTGGTCCCGGCTGGAACCCCTGTACTCATCACCCATGTGAGCAGGGATCAGCAATGGGCCCTGGCTGAAACCGACTTTGCCGCCGGCTGGATCAGGTGGCATGAACTGGCCCTGGTTGATGCCGATTTTATCAGTTCCTATCAAAGCGGTTCTTTGGCCGGTTTCACAGCTGATGACATCCCCATGCTCAGCAGTAACGGATCATTCCTTGTCTCCGGCCGGGTGGGCATGGCCCTGCCCCTGGCCCCGGACCAGCCCTGCCCAGATTCTTTCCAGGTCCTGGTCCCAGTCCGTCACCATACCGGCAGCGCCCGAATCATTCCAGCATCCGTACCCAGACATGCTCTGCACAGGATGCCTTTCAAGCCAACTCAGGCCAATTTTTCCAGGATTGCCAATGCCATGATGGGCCAGGCCTACGGCTGGGGGGGACTTTATGAAAACCGGGACTGTTCAGCCCTGCTCAAGGATTTTCTGGCTGGATTCGGCCTTTTTCTGCCCCGGAATTCAAGGGGACAGGCTGAGGCCGGGCAGGTGATTGAACTGGACGGACTTGATCCAGCCCAAAAAAAAGAACTGATTGCTGAGCAGGGTCAACCCTGGCTGACCATCCTGTACATGCCCGGGCATGTCATGCTTTACATCGGGCAGGACCGGGAAACCGGCCGGATAGCAGCTTATCATTCCATGTGGGGTTTAAGGACCTGGAGGCCTTTCCGGGATCCGGGCAGGTGGGTCATTGGCCGGACCGTGATCACTTCCCTGGAGCCCGGCCAGGAGATGTTCTTTCTGATCCGTCCCCAGGGACTTCTGGTGGAGCGGCTCACCAGAATGGTCCTGGTGGCTGAACCATCATAG
- a CDS encoding type II toxin-antitoxin system Phd/YefM family antitoxin yields the protein MPTLSATEARTKLYRLIDQTSQSHEPIVITGKRGNAVLISEDDWRSIQETIFLLNIPGMRKSIREGLATPIEDCTEEIDW from the coding sequence ATGCCTACATTATCAGCAACAGAGGCGCGAACCAAACTGTACCGCCTTATTGATCAAACATCCCAATCTCACGAACCTATTGTTATAACAGGAAAAAGGGGCAACGCAGTTCTTATTTCGGAAGACGACTGGCGCTCAATTCAAGAAACAATATTCCTTTTGAATATTCCGGGCATGCGTAAGTCCATTCGTGAAGGATTAGCGACCCCCATTGAGGATTGTACCGAGGAAATTGATTGGTGA
- a CDS encoding ABC transporter permease yields the protein MKRSDLTLLFVPVWKRNLIVYRRIWKVNFMVPLFEPLFYLAAFGVGLSGLIGDVSYAGQEFSYIRFIAPALLATAMMFNAFFETTYASFVRMYYQKTFDAMLATPLSLEEVITAEIVWGATKSMLAATIILGVISAFGYAVYPWALLVIPLAFLGGMAFGSVGMYCTGITPSIDMFNLPMFLFVTPLFLFSGTFFPVSGLPAWGQYLALVSPLYHLVELTRFVTTGSMESSIVLSLSYLVAFAVLFYFLSIRAMRRRLIK from the coding sequence ATGAAAAGATCAGATCTGACCCTTTTGTTTGTGCCGGTCTGGAAGAGAAATCTTATTGTCTACCGCCGGATCTGGAAGGTCAACTTCATGGTCCCCTTATTCGAGCCCCTTTTTTATCTGGCAGCCTTTGGCGTGGGCTTGAGCGGTCTGATCGGTGATGTCAGCTATGCCGGGCAGGAGTTCAGCTATATCCGGTTCATTGCTCCGGCCCTTCTGGCCACAGCCATGATGTTCAACGCCTTTTTTGAAACAACCTATGCCTCTTTTGTGCGCATGTACTATCAGAAGACCTTTGATGCCATGCTGGCCACGCCTCTGTCCCTGGAAGAGGTCATTACCGCCGAGATAGTCTGGGGAGCCACCAAGTCCATGCTGGCTGCGACCATAATCCTGGGGGTCATTTCAGCCTTTGGCTATGCTGTCTATCCCTGGGCCCTGCTGGTTATTCCCCTGGCATTTCTGGGAGGGATGGCCTTTGGCTCGGTGGGCATGTACTGTACCGGCATCACCCCGAGCATTGACATGTTCAACCTGCCCATGTTCCTGTTTGTAACACCGCTTTTTCTGTTCAGCGGGACATTTTTCCCGGTCTCGGGCCTGCCGGCCTGGGGTCAGTACCTGGCCCTGGTCTCACCTTTGTATCACCTGGTGGAGCTGACCAGATTTGTAACCACCGGTTCCATGGAATCCAGCATTGTGCTCAGCCTGTCCTATCTGGTGGCCTTTGCGGTCCTGTTTTATTTTCTGAGCATCAGGGCCATGCGCCGCAGACTGATTAAATAG